The proteins below are encoded in one region of Mycobacterium botniense:
- the xerD gene encoding site-specific tyrosine recombinase XerD: MTTLAPQLEKQLQGYLDHLTIERGVAANTVSSYRRDLRRYAEHLAARGIDDLADVSEDDVSEFLLALRRGDPDSGASALSAVSAARALIAVRGLHRFAAAEGLAERDVARAVKPPAPGRRLPKSLTVDEVVKLLESVGGESPADGPLTLRNRALLELLYSTGSRISEAVGLDVDDLDTQARSVLLRGKGGKQRLVPVGRPAVRALEAYLVRGRPDLARRGRGTAGVFLNARGGRLSRQSAWQLLRDAAERAGITAGVSPHMLRHSFATHLLDGGADVRVVQELLGHASVTTTQIYTLVTVRALREVWAEAHPRAR, translated from the coding sequence ATGACGACGCTGGCGCCGCAGCTGGAGAAACAACTTCAGGGCTATCTCGACCATCTGACCATCGAACGGGGCGTGGCCGCGAATACCGTGAGCTCCTACCGTCGCGACTTACGCCGCTACGCAGAACATCTGGCGGCTCGTGGTATCGACGACCTTGCTGATGTCAGTGAAGACGATGTCAGCGAGTTCCTCCTGGCACTGCGGCGCGGTGATCCCGACAGCGGGGCCTCAGCGCTGTCGGCGGTGTCAGCGGCCCGGGCGCTGATCGCGGTGCGCGGGCTGCATCGGTTCGCGGCCGCTGAGGGGCTGGCTGAGCGGGACGTGGCGCGAGCCGTCAAACCTCCGGCTCCGGGTCGCCGGCTGCCCAAGAGCCTGACCGTCGACGAGGTGGTGAAGTTGCTGGAAAGCGTAGGCGGGGAAAGCCCCGCCGACGGCCCGTTGACACTGCGCAACCGCGCGCTGCTGGAACTGCTGTACTCGACTGGATCGCGAATCTCCGAAGCGGTAGGGCTGGATGTCGACGATCTGGACACCCAGGCGAGGTCGGTGCTGCTGCGTGGCAAGGGCGGCAAACAGCGCCTGGTGCCGGTGGGACGTCCGGCGGTGCGGGCGCTGGAGGCCTATCTGGTGCGTGGGCGCCCGGATCTGGCCCGTCGGGGGCGGGGAACGGCGGGGGTTTTTCTCAATGCGCGCGGCGGCCGGTTGTCTCGGCAAAGCGCGTGGCAGCTGCTGCGGGACGCCGCTGAACGTGCCGGTATCACCGCTGGGGTGTCGCCGCACATGTTGAGGCATTCGTTTGCCACGCACTTGCTCGACGGCGGCGCCGATGTCCGTGTAGTGCAGGAGTTGCTCGGTCACGCCTCGGTGACCACCACTCAGATCTACACGCTGGTCACCGTCCGCGCACTGCGCGAAGTATGGGCTGAAGCCCACCCCCGGGCTCGCTGA
- a CDS encoding O-methyltransferase, with translation MSLKQRMPFLRWSVWRMARGTRNITTTGQIGDGREAAAVEYVLNHARAGDPDDVLAAFDRFAYHKAILINVGDEKGALLDAAVRRADPKLALELGTYCGYGALRIARAAPAAQVYSVELAEANAVNARRIWAHAGVADRVTCVVGTIGDGGRTLDTLANEHGFSTGTLDFVFLDHDKDAYLSDLQSILGRGWLHPGSIVVADNVKVPGAPRYREYMRQQQGKLWNTIEHKTHVEYQTLITDLVLESEYLGQS, from the coding sequence ATGAGTCTCAAGCAACGTATGCCTTTCCTGCGGTGGTCGGTGTGGCGGATGGCACGCGGAACACGAAACATCACCACGACCGGACAGATCGGCGACGGACGGGAGGCGGCAGCCGTCGAGTACGTCCTTAACCATGCCCGCGCGGGCGACCCGGACGACGTATTGGCCGCCTTCGACCGGTTCGCCTACCACAAGGCGATCCTGATCAACGTCGGCGACGAGAAGGGAGCGCTGCTCGACGCTGCGGTGCGGCGCGCTGACCCGAAACTGGCGCTGGAACTGGGTACTTACTGCGGTTACGGAGCACTGCGGATCGCGCGCGCCGCGCCGGCTGCGCAGGTGTACTCCGTCGAACTCGCCGAAGCCAACGCGGTCAACGCCCGGCGGATCTGGGCGCACGCCGGCGTCGCCGACCGGGTGACCTGTGTGGTCGGCACCATCGGCGACGGCGGACGGACCTTGGACACGCTGGCAAACGAACACGGATTTTCAACCGGGACACTCGATTTCGTGTTTTTGGACCACGACAAAGACGCCTATCTCAGCGACCTGCAGAGCATCCTCGGGCGCGGCTGGCTGCACCCGGGCTCCATCGTCGTCGCCGACAATGTCAAAGTGCCGGGCGCGCCCAGGTACCGCGAGTACATGCGCCAACAACAAGGCAAGTTGTGGAACACCATCGAACACAAGACCCACGTCGAGTATCAGACATTGATCACCGACCTGGTTCTGGAGTCCGAGTACCTGGGCCAGTCGTGA
- a CDS encoding ParA family protein: MTDDADSGAGVGLTGRPPRAIPEPKPRTSHGPAKVIAMCNQKGGVGKTTSVINLGAALADYGRRVLLVDMDPQGALSAGLGVPHYELEHTIHNMLVEPRVSVDDVLIHTRVKHMDLVPSNIDLSAAEIQLVNEVGREQTLARELHPALDRYDYVLIDCQPSLGLLTVNGLACSDGVIIPTECEFFALRGLALLTDTVDKVRSRLNPKLEISGIVITRYDPRTVNSREVMARVVERFGDLVFDTVITRTVRFPETSVAGEPITTWAPKSGAAEAYRSLAREVIDRFGA, from the coding sequence ATGACCGACGACGCCGACAGCGGCGCCGGGGTTGGCCTGACCGGGCGACCGCCGCGGGCGATTCCCGAGCCTAAGCCGCGGACTTCGCACGGCCCGGCCAAGGTCATCGCGATGTGTAATCAGAAAGGTGGCGTGGGGAAAACAACGTCGGTGATCAACCTGGGCGCGGCGCTGGCCGACTATGGCCGGCGAGTGCTGCTGGTCGACATGGATCCCCAGGGTGCGTTGTCTGCGGGTCTCGGCGTGCCGCACTACGAGCTGGAGCACACCATCCACAACATGCTGGTCGAGCCACGGGTCTCCGTCGACGACGTGCTGATCCACACGCGCGTCAAGCACATGGACCTGGTGCCCAGCAATATCGACCTGTCGGCGGCCGAGATCCAACTGGTCAATGAGGTGGGCCGGGAGCAGACCCTCGCGCGCGAACTGCATCCGGCGCTGGACCGCTACGATTATGTGCTCATCGATTGTCAGCCCTCGCTGGGGCTGCTCACCGTTAACGGGCTCGCCTGTTCGGATGGCGTCATCATCCCAACCGAGTGCGAGTTCTTCGCGCTGCGCGGGCTGGCGCTGCTCACCGACACCGTCGACAAGGTGCGCAGTCGGCTCAATCCGAAACTGGAGATCAGCGGGATTGTGATCACCCGCTACGATCCGCGAACGGTCAATTCGCGCGAAGTCATGGCCCGGGTCGTGGAGCGCTTCGGTGACCTGGTGTTCGACACCGTCATCACCCGCACCGTCCGCTTCCCCGAGACCAGCGTCGCGGGCGAACCGATCACCACATGGGCACCCAAGTCCGGGGCCGCGGAGGCCTACCGCTCACTGGCCCGCGAGGTCATCGACCGATTCGGCGCGTGA
- a CDS encoding segregation/condensation protein A has product MNFETPAPNGFQVRLTNFEGPFDLLLQLIFAHRLDVTEVALHQVTDEFIAYTRAIGLERGLEETTAFLVIAATLLDLKAARLLPAGQVDDDEDLALLEVRDLLFARLLQYRAFKHVAQMFAELEAAALRSYPRAASLEDRFSGLLPEVMLGVDAERFAQIAASVFTPRPVPTVATEHLHELVVSVPEQAKRLLALLEEKGAGQWASFSELVADCRAPIEIVGRFLALLELYRTRAVAFDQAEPLGVLQVSWTGERPASEDLVAAEPSATHEARDHP; this is encoded by the coding sequence GTGAATTTCGAGACGCCGGCACCGAACGGCTTCCAGGTTCGGCTCACCAATTTCGAGGGGCCGTTCGATCTGCTGCTGCAGCTGATCTTCGCCCACCGCCTCGATGTCACCGAAGTGGCGCTGCACCAGGTCACCGATGAGTTCATCGCCTACACCCGCGCAATCGGCCTGGAGCGGGGGCTGGAGGAGACGACGGCTTTTCTGGTGATCGCGGCCACACTGCTCGATTTGAAAGCCGCCCGGCTGCTGCCGGCGGGGCAAGTCGACGACGACGAAGACCTGGCCTTACTAGAGGTCCGCGACCTGCTGTTCGCCCGGCTGCTGCAATACCGCGCGTTCAAACATGTCGCGCAGATGTTCGCTGAGCTGGAAGCTGCGGCGCTGCGCAGCTACCCGCGGGCCGCGTCGTTGGAGGACCGGTTCAGTGGGCTGCTGCCCGAGGTCATGCTCGGCGTCGATGCTGAGCGGTTTGCGCAGATCGCCGCGAGCGTGTTCACGCCCCGACCGGTGCCGACGGTGGCCACCGAACATCTGCATGAGTTGGTGGTTTCGGTGCCGGAGCAGGCCAAACGGCTGTTGGCGCTGCTGGAGGAGAAGGGTGCAGGACAGTGGGCGTCGTTTTCCGAACTGGTGGCCGACTGCCGGGCGCCGATCGAGATCGTCGGGCGCTTCTTGGCGCTGCTCGAACTGTATCGGACCAGGGCGGTAGCATTTGACCAGGCAGAACCGCTTGGCGTGCTCCAGGTTTCGTGGACCGGAGAACGACCAGCCAGCGAAGACTTGGTGGCGGCAGAGCCGTCAGCTACTCACGAAGCACGCGACCACCCATGA
- the scpB gene encoding SMC-Scp complex subunit ScpB translates to MPDLELGLGVAAPGEPELDDDELGRVLEALLLVVDTPVSVEALAAASEQPVYRVAAKLRVMADELTRRDSGIDLREAGGGWRLYTRARFAPYVERLLLDGSRSKLTRAALETLAVVAYRQPVTRARVSAVRGVNSDAVMRSLLARGLITEAGTDPDTGAVTFATTELFLERLGLSSLADLPDIAPLLPDVDAIDELSESLDAEPRFIKLTGSSGADKPMSFDVDQE, encoded by the coding sequence ATGCCTGATCTCGAATTGGGCCTCGGCGTCGCTGCGCCGGGTGAGCCCGAACTCGACGATGATGAGCTGGGCCGGGTATTGGAAGCGCTGCTGCTCGTCGTGGATACGCCGGTGAGCGTCGAGGCGCTGGCCGCGGCCAGCGAGCAACCGGTCTACCGGGTCGCCGCCAAGCTCCGGGTGATGGCCGACGAGCTCACCCGCCGCGACAGCGGTATTGACTTGCGCGAAGCCGGCGGAGGCTGGCGGCTCTACACCCGTGCCCGCTTCGCTCCGTATGTGGAGCGGCTGCTGCTCGACGGCTCGCGGTCCAAACTCACCCGTGCGGCGCTGGAGACGCTGGCCGTGGTGGCCTACCGACAGCCGGTGACCCGCGCGCGGGTCAGCGCGGTGCGGGGGGTCAACTCGGACGCCGTCATGCGCTCGTTATTGGCGCGCGGCCTGATTACCGAGGCCGGCACCGACCCGGACACCGGCGCGGTGACGTTCGCGACCACCGAGCTTTTCCTGGAGCGGCTGGGATTATCGTCGCTGGCCGACTTACCGGATATCGCGCCGTTGCTGCCTGATGTCGATGCCATCGACGAACTAAGCGAATCCCTGGACGCCGAGCCCCGTTTTATCAAGCTCACTGGCAGCTCGGGTGCGGACAAACCGATGTCGTTCGACGTGGACCAAGAATGA
- a CDS encoding pseudouridine synthase — translation MMVEGVRLQKVLSQAGIASRRAAEKLITEGRVEVDGQLVTELGRRVDPDASVIRVDGARVVLDESLVYLALNKPRGMHSTMSDERGRPCVGDLVEHRVRGNKKLFHVGRLDADTEGLLLLTNDGELAHRLMHPSYQVPKTYVATVSGSVPRGLGKRLCAGIQLHDGIARVDDFVVVDTVPGKTLVRVTLHEGRKRIVRRLLAAAGFPVQALVRTDIGPVSLGRQRPGSIRALGRDEVGQLYKAVGL, via the coding sequence ATGATGGTCGAGGGTGTGCGCCTGCAGAAAGTGTTGTCGCAGGCGGGAATCGCGTCGCGCAGAGCGGCCGAGAAGCTGATTACTGAGGGTCGCGTCGAGGTAGACGGTCAGTTGGTGACGGAGTTGGGCAGACGTGTCGACCCCGACGCGTCGGTGATCCGTGTCGACGGCGCGCGGGTGGTGCTCGACGAGTCGCTGGTGTATCTGGCGCTGAACAAGCCGCGCGGGATGCACTCGACCATGTCCGACGAGCGTGGCCGGCCGTGTGTCGGCGATCTGGTCGAGCACCGGGTACGTGGAAACAAAAAGCTTTTTCACGTCGGCCGCCTGGACGCCGACACTGAGGGGCTGCTGCTATTGACCAACGACGGTGAGCTGGCGCACCGGTTGATGCATCCCTCCTACCAGGTGCCCAAGACCTACGTCGCGACAGTATCCGGCTCGGTCCCACGTGGGCTTGGCAAGAGACTCTGCGCGGGCATCCAACTGCACGATGGGATCGCCCGTGTTGACGATTTCGTCGTGGTGGACACGGTTCCCGGCAAGACGCTGGTGCGGGTAACGCTGCACGAAGGGCGCAAACGCATCGTGCGCCGGCTGCTGGCGGCCGCGGGGTTTCCGGTTCAGGCTTTGGTCCGCACCGATATCGGCCCGGTGTCGCTGGGCAGGCAGCGGCCGGGCAGCATCCGGGCGCTGGGCCGTGACGAGGTCGGCCAACTGTACAAAGCGGTGGGCTTGTGA
- the cmk gene encoding (d)CMP kinase produces MNFVIAIDGPAGTGKSSVSRRLARALGARYLDTGAMYRMVTLAVLRAGVDPADADAVTAIAAHLPISVGYDPDENRCYLAGEDVSVEIRGDEVTRAVSTVSSIPAVRDRMVSLQRALAAGQGRIVVEGRDIGTVVVPDAPVKVFLTASAETRAQRRNEQNVAAGLVDNYEGVLADVRRRDRLDSTRAVSPLRAADDAVIIDTSEMTEDEVVARVLKLVRQRSGAAR; encoded by the coding sequence GTGAACTTTGTCATCGCGATCGATGGTCCAGCTGGTACTGGAAAGTCTTCTGTCTCAAGACGATTAGCACGAGCATTGGGGGCGCGGTATCTGGACACCGGGGCGATGTACCGGATGGTCACATTGGCGGTGTTGCGCGCAGGCGTCGACCCCGCGGACGCAGACGCTGTCACGGCGATCGCAGCACACTTGCCGATATCGGTTGGCTACGACCCCGACGAGAACCGCTGTTATCTTGCTGGAGAAGATGTTTCGGTTGAAATCCGTGGTGACGAGGTCACCAGGGCGGTGTCCACGGTGTCATCGATCCCCGCTGTGCGTGACCGGATGGTCAGTTTGCAGCGAGCCTTGGCCGCGGGGCAGGGCCGCATCGTTGTGGAAGGCCGCGATATCGGCACGGTCGTGGTGCCCGACGCGCCGGTGAAAGTTTTCTTGACCGCGTCGGCGGAGACCAGGGCACAGCGGCGCAACGAGCAGAATGTCGCCGCAGGGCTCGTCGACAATTACGAGGGAGTGCTGGCCGACGTGCGCCGGCGCGACCGGCTGGATTCGACGCGAGCGGTGTCGCCGCTGCGGGCAGCCGACGACGCGGTGATCATCGACACCAGCGAGATGACGGAAGACGAAGTCGTCGCTCGGGTGCTGAAACTGGTGAGGCAACGAAGCGGGGCAGCGCGGTGA
- the der gene encoding ribosome biogenesis GTPase Der, translated as MSDNNTWFDETDWEIEGFSEEIGSGPPPVVAVVGRPNVGKSTLVNRILGRREAVVQDVPGVTRDRVSYDAVWIGRRFVVQDTGGWEPDAKGLQQLVAEQASVAMRTADAVVLVVDTVVGATAGDEAAARILRRSGKPVFLAANKVDSEKAEADAAALWSLGLGQPYAISAMHGRGVAELLDAVVSALPPAAESASRGEGPRRVALVGKPNVGKSSLLNRLAGDQRSVVHEVPGTTVDPVDSFIEMGGKVWRFVDTAGLRRKVRQASGHEYYAAVRTRGAIDAAEVAVVLVDAAEPLTEQDQRVLSMVIEAGRALVLAFNKWDLVDEERRYLLEREVDRDLVQVRWAQRVNISAKTGRAVHKLVPALEQALTSWDTRIPTGRLNAWITEVIAATPPPVRGGRQPRILFATQASARPPTFVLFTTGFLEAGYRRFLERRLRETFGFQGSPIRINVRMREKRGARPH; from the coding sequence GTGAGCGACAACAACACGTGGTTCGACGAAACCGATTGGGAAATCGAGGGATTCTCGGAAGAGATCGGTTCCGGGCCACCCCCGGTGGTGGCCGTGGTCGGCCGGCCCAACGTCGGCAAGTCCACTCTGGTCAACCGGATCCTGGGCCGGCGCGAGGCGGTGGTACAAGACGTACCCGGCGTAACTCGCGACCGGGTGTCCTACGACGCGGTGTGGATCGGGCGCCGGTTTGTCGTGCAAGACACCGGCGGCTGGGAACCGGACGCGAAGGGGCTGCAACAGCTGGTGGCTGAGCAGGCGTCGGTGGCGATGCGCACCGCCGACGCGGTGGTGCTCGTGGTGGATACGGTTGTCGGAGCGACCGCCGGTGACGAAGCCGCCGCACGGATATTGCGTCGCTCGGGCAAGCCCGTGTTTTTGGCCGCCAACAAGGTCGACAGCGAGAAGGCGGAGGCGGACGCCGCGGCGCTGTGGTCCCTGGGGCTCGGCCAGCCCTATGCGATCAGCGCGATGCACGGCCGCGGGGTGGCCGAACTGCTCGACGCCGTGGTCAGCGCACTGCCACCGGCCGCGGAATCGGCGTCGCGAGGTGAGGGTCCCCGGCGGGTAGCGCTGGTCGGAAAACCCAATGTCGGCAAGAGCTCACTGTTGAACCGGCTCGCAGGAGATCAGCGCTCAGTTGTGCATGAGGTGCCGGGAACAACGGTCGACCCGGTTGACTCGTTCATCGAAATGGGCGGCAAAGTTTGGCGATTCGTTGACACCGCCGGCTTGCGTCGTAAGGTTCGCCAGGCCAGCGGGCACGAGTACTACGCGGCGGTGCGCACGCGCGGCGCAATTGACGCCGCCGAGGTGGCGGTCGTCCTGGTCGACGCGGCAGAGCCGTTGACCGAACAGGATCAGCGGGTGTTGTCCATGGTGATCGAGGCTGGGCGTGCGCTGGTGCTGGCGTTCAACAAGTGGGATCTGGTCGACGAGGAAAGGCGTTACCTGTTGGAGCGTGAGGTCGACCGCGATCTGGTGCAGGTGCGCTGGGCGCAGCGGGTCAACATTTCCGCGAAAACCGGTCGCGCGGTACACAAACTGGTGCCGGCGCTGGAGCAGGCGCTCACGTCGTGGGACACCCGCATCCCTACCGGCCGGTTGAACGCCTGGATCACAGAGGTGATCGCGGCCACCCCACCCCCAGTACGCGGCGGCAGGCAGCCACGCATCCTGTTCGCGACCCAGGCCAGTGCCCGGCCCCCGACGTTTGTGTTGTTCACCACCGGTTTTCTGGAGGCCGGTTATCGGCGGTTTCTGGAGCGACGGCTGCGCGAGACGTTTGGTTTCCAGGGCAGCCCGATCCGGATCAACGTGCGGATGCGCGAGAAACGGGGCGCGCGGCCACACTGA
- a CDS encoding sulfite exporter TauE/SafE family protein, which produces MSLSHAIVIAVAGAAAGAVNAAVGSGSLITFPTLVALDYPPVTATMSNAIGLVAGSATGTWGYRRELRGQWGRLRWQIPASLIGAGLGAWLLLHLREKVFNAVVPVLLAAALASVVIGPWIQAWARKRTEESDLSAARVSSARMAALVACTFAIGVYGGYFTAAQGILLVGAMGALLPESMQRMNAAKNLMTLLVNIVAALAYIVAAFDRISWEATGLIGAGSLVGGWLGAHYGRQLSPNALRAAIVVVGLIGLYRLVTV; this is translated from the coding sequence GTGTCCCTTTCCCATGCGATCGTGATCGCTGTGGCCGGCGCGGCCGCCGGCGCGGTCAATGCCGCCGTGGGATCGGGCAGCCTGATCACCTTTCCGACGCTTGTTGCGCTGGATTATCCGCCGGTGACGGCGACGATGTCCAACGCGATCGGCCTGGTTGCCGGGAGCGCAACGGGAACCTGGGGCTACCGGCGTGAACTGCGTGGTCAGTGGGGCCGGCTGCGCTGGCAGATTCCTGCCTCGTTGATCGGGGCCGGGTTGGGTGCCTGGCTGCTGCTGCACCTGCGGGAGAAAGTCTTCAACGCGGTGGTGCCGGTACTGCTGGCCGCCGCCCTCGCCTCGGTGGTGATCGGCCCCTGGATCCAGGCCTGGGCGCGGAAGCGCACCGAAGAATCGGACCTTTCGGCCGCCCGGGTCTCATCGGCGCGGATGGCGGCCCTGGTGGCGTGTACATTCGCGATCGGGGTTTACGGCGGTTATTTCACTGCAGCGCAAGGTATTCTGCTTGTCGGTGCTATGGGCGCGCTGCTGCCCGAATCGATGCAGCGGATGAACGCGGCGAAAAACCTGATGACGCTGCTGGTGAACATCGTCGCGGCGTTGGCCTACATTGTGGCCGCCTTCGACCGGATCAGCTGGGAAGCAACGGGTCTCATTGGGGCCGGTTCTCTCGTCGGTGGCTGGCTGGGTGCCCACTACGGGCGTCAGCTTTCCCCGAACGCGCTGCGCGCTGCGATCGTTGTCGTTGGCCTCATCGGGCTGTACCGGTTGGTGACCGTATAG
- a CDS encoding glycoside hydrolase — protein MNHTNSAAHAAKVLIVGRTVSANGRVRWLVLGTSLAVSAAMLYAQGAKPHCCVEMPSATAPGKGSVPASTPRVASPAGAQSSASNTPRVATPAEAQSLVASAPAAAPEFKFALPPGVAPEKGLQVKTIWAARAISVLFPQITHIGGFREDPLKWHPNGLAIDVMIPNYHSPEGIELGNQIAGYALANAKRWGVVHVIWRQKYYPGIGAPSWTADYGSETLNHYDHVHIATDGGGYPSGHETYYIGSMTPTPPD, from the coding sequence CTGAACCACACGAATAGCGCCGCGCACGCCGCTAAGGTGCTGATCGTGGGCAGAACCGTCTCAGCCAACGGCCGGGTCCGCTGGTTGGTGCTGGGTACCTCGCTCGCCGTCTCAGCCGCGATGCTTTACGCGCAGGGCGCAAAACCGCACTGCTGTGTTGAGATGCCGTCGGCAACCGCACCAGGCAAAGGATCGGTGCCGGCGAGCACGCCGCGCGTCGCCAGCCCCGCCGGGGCACAATCGTCGGCGTCAAACACGCCGCGCGTCGCCACCCCCGCCGAAGCACAATCGCTGGTGGCAAGCGCACCCGCCGCTGCCCCGGAATTCAAGTTCGCGTTACCGCCCGGCGTCGCACCGGAGAAGGGGCTGCAGGTCAAGACCATCTGGGCGGCCCGTGCCATCAGCGTGTTGTTTCCGCAGATCACCCACATCGGCGGGTTCCGGGAGGATCCCTTGAAGTGGCATCCGAACGGGTTGGCGATCGATGTGATGATCCCGAACTATCACTCCCCCGAGGGCATTGAGCTCGGCAACCAAATCGCGGGGTATGCCTTGGCGAACGCGAAACGATGGGGAGTGGTCCATGTGATCTGGAGACAGAAGTATTACCCGGGCATCGGCGCGCCGAGTTGGACGGCGGACTACGGCTCAGAAACCCTTAACCACTACGACCACGTTCATATCGCCACCGACGGCGGCGGATACCCAAGCGGGCACGAGACCTACTACATCGGATCGATGACCCCGACGCCGCCCGATTGA
- a CDS encoding amidohydrolase family protein: MSLSYEYMPLVDAHMHVPRLSTLRPAWLDWANRFGAPGWREVFDRDGDPMPDRLDAMLDSQGVNRALLFCEYSPRATGIQAIEDLIPIRDYNVTRFRLVANVNPHLHYPIGAEVERQLDLGAVAVKLHPVHGAFSPADVEVRPVFHVCAERAVPVIVHSGISTFPGSRSRYGDPALLLDVIEDFPQVNVVIAHGGRGWWYDTAAFLALTRHNVWLDLAGLPPHKLAQYYARFDLVRLAEKWIFGTDWPGAPGIRRNADSLRDIGLPAEVLRGVYAGNAAKVFPGLDI, encoded by the coding sequence ATGTCGCTCAGTTATGAGTACATGCCGCTGGTCGATGCGCATATGCATGTCCCGCGGCTATCCACCCTCAGGCCAGCCTGGTTGGATTGGGCCAACCGCTTCGGTGCGCCGGGATGGCGGGAGGTGTTCGACAGGGACGGCGATCCGATGCCGGACCGCCTCGATGCGATGCTGGACAGCCAGGGCGTAAACCGGGCGTTGCTGTTCTGCGAGTACAGTCCTCGTGCCACCGGAATTCAGGCGATCGAAGATCTCATTCCGATCCGGGATTACAACGTCACCAGATTCCGGTTGGTCGCGAATGTCAATCCGCACCTGCACTACCCGATCGGTGCCGAGGTTGAACGGCAACTCGATCTGGGCGCAGTTGCGGTGAAACTGCATCCGGTGCACGGCGCATTTTCGCCGGCAGATGTCGAAGTGCGGCCGGTGTTTCACGTCTGCGCGGAGCGCGCTGTTCCGGTGATCGTGCATTCCGGAATCTCGACTTTCCCCGGTTCACGGTCACGCTACGGTGACCCGGCGTTGCTGCTCGACGTCATCGAAGATTTCCCGCAGGTCAACGTTGTGATCGCTCACGGGGGCCGCGGGTGGTGGTATGACACCGCAGCGTTTCTGGCGCTGACCAGGCACAATGTCTGGCTGGACCTTGCCGGCCTGCCTCCGCATAAGCTGGCGCAGTACTACGCGCGGTTTGACTTAGTGCGGCTAGCCGAGAAGTGGATCTTCGGCACGGACTGGCCCGGCGCTCCGGGTATCCGTCGTAACGCTGATTCGCTGCGGGATATCGGGCTCCCGGCGGAGGTGCTGCGCGGTGTCTATGCGGGCAACGCCGCCAAGGTGTTTCCCGGTTTGGATATCTGA